The region TACTGTAACTGTCTTTCCAGATGCCATGTGTGTAAACTTTACTCTCGCACCGGGTTTCAATTCTTCAAAAGTAATTGATTGTTCTCCTGATTCGTATGTTTCAGATTCAGATGTGGACTGAATGGTGTTGAATATTCTCATCCATCTATCGTCATACTCTGGGACCACATCTTCATCAACTTTAACGACAACAGGTTTGGGTGGCTTCATTGCTTCTGGTGGATATTGGGTGGCAGCCTGAAGTTTTTGCTGCAGGTATTTTATACCTTGCTCTCTTGGAATAGGAAGACCATCAGGACCATAAAGACCAGCCTTCATATAGCTATCTACAGATTCAATAAATTTTGCCTGTAGTTTTTTATCAGCAAGAATAACTGCAGCCTGTATTTCTCCATTTACTATGATTCCCATTTTTTATTTAACCTCCTTTAATAAAGTTCTGGCATAAGTGTTACTAAAACTTTAGTTTCACCTGCTGCTTTGCCAGCGAAAGCTTTCCCTATTTTGGGGTTAGTGGTATCAGCAGAATCGTAAGGTTTTACACCACCATTTCCATCGTATTGGAGCAAGTCCCCTGATGCTATTGCAACAGTAGGATCTGCTACAGGAAGTTCAAAAACACCTCTTGTCATAATTATTCCTTCCTGCCCTGCAGGTATATCTGTATAAGCAACCCCAACCCAATTTCCAATCTTCACAAGAGAATTCGCAGTTATATCAGAAGTTCCTGTGTTTTTAACTAAAACCCTGTCATCTCTTTCATACTTAAGCATTTTCTAAGACCTCCTTAATACTTGATAAATGGATTATCTTCTGTTTGTGTGTTGTCATTTGGATTTGGAATAGTAAATCCAGCCTGCATTTTTGGAAGTTTTTCT is a window of Persephonella marina EX-H1 DNA encoding:
- a CDS encoding DUF2190 family protein translates to MLKYERDDRVLVKNTGTSDITANSLVKIGNWVGVAYTDIPAGQEGIIMTRGVFELPVADPTVAIASGDLLQYDGNGGVKPYDSADTTNPKIGKAFAGKAAGETKVLVTLMPELY